A region of Arabidopsis thaliana chromosome 5, partial sequence DNA encodes the following proteins:
- a CDS encoding uncharacterized protein (unknown protein; Has 1807 Blast hits to 1807 proteins in 277 species: Archae - 0; Bacteria - 0; Metazoa - 736; Fungi - 347; Plants - 385; Viruses - 0; Other Eukaryotes - 339 (source: NCBI BLink).), with protein sequence MVNLFLSEPKWNDDAQKSSNINVILPLLNKLGSQIQSLVTHGARSEARLWLCSALSTISISPSKQLNIFMKLLRSKPRKMQFLSQVLTMMFEKRPRKLGFLLAKRSYILEKFFEGNQKRILEWFSEFAYDGGSDHKRGAKALAQFAFANRDICWEELEWRGKHGQSPAVVATKPHYLLDLDVERTIQNFLDNVPEFWSSNEFAESLKDGQILFLDTKFFIDLFIRFMYEEDMYDVWDAVEEFLREESFSSLTQHLLITLEERDLCRFLELLGNYFEPGIESWDSGDSSRWLGVLLSRYVDTESIDELLLLSSIINQGRQLLRLVRDENGNDEGELLKETMAEICRGLENESSFSVILRELSKMKHIQVIKLLGLLSWTIHFRLSEECQTPDSWELLFRENGIEFRRSSDHSLLSYNGFSEESESDSDSRSRVSKKRHKREKKKRKKKKKRAFDDDDDRGDDELLDLHSISRSWLLSTDGFSATWTSVDLPEYIAKYCLSTWMKGLLARQK encoded by the exons ATGGTGAATTTGTTCTTATCTGAACCAAAGTGGAACGATGATGCCCAGAAAAGTAGTAACATCAATGTTATTTTGCCTCTGTTAAACAAATTAGGCTCTCAAATTCAATCATTGGTGACTCATGGAGCTCGATCAGAAGCTAGGCTTTGGCTTTGTAGTGCTCTTTCCACTATTTCTATATCTCCTAGCAAGCAACTTAATATCTTCATGAAGTTATTGAGATCAAAACCTAGAAAGATGCAGTTTTTATCTCAGGTTTTGACAATGATGTTTGAGAAGAGACCAAGGAAACTTGGATTTTTGTTAGCTAAAAGAAGTTATATACTTGAGAAGTTCTTTGAAG GGAATCAGAAGCGTATACTAGAGTGGTTTTCTGAGTTTGCTTATGATGGTGGGTCTGATCACAAGAGAGGTGCAAAAGCATTGGCGCAGTTTGCGTTTGCGAATCGGGATATTTGTTGGGAAGAGCTTGAGTGGCGAGGTAAACATGGGCAATCGCCTGCGGTTGTAGCTACAAAGCCTCATTATCTTCTTGATTTAGACGTTGAAAGAACTATTCAGAATTTTCTTGACAATGTCCCTGAGTTCTGGTCTTCCAATGAGTTTGCTGAGTCGCTTAAAGATGgacagattttgtttcttgatacCAAATTCTTTATAGATCTCTTTATTCGTTTCATGTATGAAGAAGATATGTATGATGTGTGGGATGCTGTTGAGGAGTTTCTTAGGGAGGAGTCTTTCTCTTCGTTAACACAGCATCTCCTTATCACTCTTGAAGAACGTGACTTGTGTCGATTTCTTGAATTGCTTGGTAACTATTTTGAGCCAGGTATTGAATCTTGGGATAGTGGTGACTCGTCTCGCTGGCTTGGGGTTCTTCTTTCAAGATATGTTGACACAGAATCTATCGAcgagctgctgctgctgagtTCTATTATCAATCAAGGTCGTCAGTTGCTGCGGCTTGTACGTGATGAAAACGGGAATGATGAGGGAGAACTGTTGAAAGAAACCATGGCAGAGATATGCAGAGGTTTGGAAAACGAAAGTAGCTTTTCTGTAATTCTGAGAGAGCTCTCGAAGATGAAACACATACAGGTGATAAAATTACTCGGGCTACTTTCTTGGACTATTCACTTCAGACTATCAGAGGAATGTCAGACGCCAGATTCTTGGGAGCTTCTATTTAGAGAAAATGGGATTGAGTTCCGCAGGTCTAGTGACCATTCGTTGCTAAGCTATAATGGATTCTCTGAAGAAAGTGAATCTGACTCAGATAGTAGAAGCCGTGTGTCTAAGAAGAGGCAcaagagggagaagaagaaaagaaagaagaaaaagaagagggcttttgatgatgatgatgatcgtGGTGATGATGAGCTTTTAGATCTGCATTCAATAAGTCGAAGTTGGTTGCTATCTACTGATGGGTTTTCTGCAACATGGACCAGT GTGGATTTACCGGAATACATCGCAAAGTATTGTTTGTCGACATGGATGAAGGGGTTATTAGCTAGACAAAAATGA
- a CDS encoding Cysteine/Histidine-rich C1 domain family protein (Cysteine/Histidine-rich C1 domain family protein; CONTAINS InterPro DOMAIN/s: DC1 (InterPro:IPR004146), C1-like (InterPro:IPR011424); BEST Arabidopsis thaliana protein match is: Cysteine/Histidine-rich C1 domain family protein (TAIR:AT4G15070.1); Has 1807 Blast hits to 1807 proteins in 277 species: Archae - 0; Bacteria - 0; Metazoa - 736; Fungi - 347; Plants - 385; Viruses - 0; Other Eukaryotes - 339 (source: NCBI BLink).) — MESNSNPESELKSLIFQIYSLSVGLNPDSYLDPDWDSISKMIPLITQTISLVSSMDFDSQPGSRLMSLTNQAIYVFNSMDFDSQPDSLRKLIALFSHKLSLVNSTEFISEQDTNSQPDLEFFVLLIRELCSPTPEPPELISLISQIIDEVVCWKPQPELVRDLEPEPEPEPEPEPEINLGLKIISLITQLISQPISLSIKTSLIPQIISMVSKIDLDAQPETEMMSLTTQAVSLFNSMDLGSQPDPLRKLISLISGEISHVKSVSVLKREQDPELRHSAGSLLRVPRGLYRNCHPEIDTGTKLLKQDSNSGTYSNIEHLEMDLNIEHLEMDSNSDTYVYIKLSELDSDLDIEFDLEADPDLFFRYFKRVSLDSYLISLVGETLSLEPQPELISLIYQIFSLVVSMYSEWKRLIFLYPQVQVKLKKGKFQVIDEEVSWSSNGKWKCLPFNWEKIWISEEGVSHIRCQTCNGENHGEYEKAPVVIKHTLHPKHSLQLVLLNGDTTRECYCCDKDLEEVFYYCSACDYAMNIACIKRTRVLSLDQPKWHEHTLAQFPRKTSLTCNVCALTHSSCPFYMCPPCDFVVHQKCISLPRVIRISRHFHRIHFTPSFDQEVRCCGVCRRKIDNDYGGYSCNKDGCWYAAHSKCATQSNVWDGKELEGEPEEDIKKIEPFVTVRDGIIRHFSHDHHHLKLDENIDRDYNENKLCQACITPIYFGNFYSCMQCDFILHEECAKLSRKIHHPVHPHLLTLVGRSDLVMDATKSCSICSWRCTTGFFYECSERECRFKVHVQCATISEPLVHASHMDPLFLTSKPGEERRCCVCKELGHCSTNETFNCIECDFALCFKCATLPQKVRYKHDKHMLTLSYGEETSTMTYWCEVCEKKINPKERFYMCDEYCCVTLHIECMLGVDLYMKSGSFWLYCSSKVSVLPNNHHMSRPICSFCKKRCPHNIVFQCLGLISCSTSCIRVKDSKKMTM; from the coding sequence ATGGAGTCGAACTCGAATCCCGAGTCAGAGCTCAAATCACTCATCTTTCAAATATATAGTCTGAGCGTGGGTTTGAATCCGGATTCATATTTAGATCCGGACTGGGATTCTATTTCTAAGATGATACCACTCATTACTCAAACAATCTCTCTGGTCAGCTCAATGGATTTCGATTCGCAACCGGGGTCGAGGCTCATGTCACTCACTAATCAAGCAATCTATGTCTTCAACTCTATGGATTTTGATTCCCAGCCAGATTCGTTAAGGAAGCTCATAGCTCTCTTTTCACACAAGCTCTCTCTCGTCAACTCTACGGAATTTATTTCGGAGCAGGACACGAATTCACAGCCAGACTTGGAGTTTTTCGTGTTACTCATTCGAGAATTATGTAGTCCAACACCGGAGCCGCCAGAGCTTATATCACTCATCAGTCAAATAATTGACGAAGTCGTCTGTTGGAAGCCACAGCCAGAGTTAGTTCGTGATTTGGAGCCAGAGCCGGAGCCGGAGCCGGAGCCGGAGCCGGAGATTAATCTTGGGTTGAAAATCATATCTCTCATTACTCAACTAATCTCCCAACCAATATCTTTATCCATTAAGACATCTCTCATTCCTCAAATAATATCTATGGTCAGTAAAATTGATTTGGATGCGCAGCCGGAGACGGAAATGATGTCACTCACTACTCAAGCAGTCTCGCTCTTCAACTCTATGGATTTGGGTTCCCAGCCGGATCCGCTAAGGAAGCTCATATCTCTCATTTCTGGAGAAATCTCTCATGTCAAATCTGTCAGCGTTTTAAAGCGGGAGCAAGACCCGGAATTGCGTCATTCTGCTGGAAGTTTACTAAGAGTCCCACGAGGCTTATATCGAAATTGCCATCCCGAAATAGATACCGGGACAAAGTTATTGAAGCAGGATTCAAACTCGGGCACATATTCGAACATAGAGCATTTGGAGATGGATTTGAACATAGAGCATTTGGAGATGGATTCGAACTCGGACACATATGTGTACATAAAGCTTTCGGAGCTAGATTCAGACCTGGACATAGAGTTCGACCTGGAGGCAGATCCCGACCTCTTTTTCCGCTATTTTAAAAGAGTGAGTCTCGATTCCTACCTCATTTCCCTCGTTGGTGAAACATTGAGTCTCGAGCCACAGCCGGAGCTCATATCACTCATCTATCAAATATTCTCACTCGTCGTCTCTATGTATTCAGAGTGGAAAAGGCTTATTTTCCTTTACCCTCAAGTACaagtaaaattgaaaaaaggaaaatttcaAGTGATTGACGAAGAAGTCTCGTGGAGCAGCAATGGCAAGTGGAAGTGTCTCCCTTTTAACTGGGAGAAAATCTGGATATCTGAAGAAGGCGTTAGTCATATTCGCTGCCAAACTTGCAATGGCGAGAACCATGGAGAATATGAAAAGGCTCCAGTTGTGATCAAACATACTCTTCATCCAAAACATTCCCTCCAACTTGTCTTGTTGAATGGGGACACAACCAGGGAATGTTATTGTTGCGATAAAGATCTCGAAGAGGTATTTTATTATTGCTCGGCTTGCGATTATGCTATGAATATTGCTTGCATAAAGAGAACAAGAGTATTGTCTTTGGACCAACCGAAGTGGCATGAGCATACACTTGCTCAATTTCCAAGAAAGACTTCTTTAACTTGCAACGTTTGTGCCTTGACACATTCAAGCTGTCCATTTTATATGTGTCCCCCTTGCGACTTTGTGGTCCACCAAAAGTGTATCAGCTTACCACGTGTCATAAGGATATCTCGTCATTTCCATCGTATCCATTTTACTCCTTCTTTCGACCAAGAAGTTCGATGTTGTGGTGTTTGTCGTAGAAAGATCGATAATGATTATGGGGGTTATTCTTGCAACAAGGACGGTTGTTGGTATGCAGCACATTCAAAATGTGCCACACAGAGCAATGTGTGGGATGGTAAAGAACTCGAGGGAGAGCCCGAAGAAGacatcaaaaaaattgagCCGTTTGTGACAGTAAGAGATGGAATCATACGACATTTCAGTCATGACCATCATCATTTGAAACTTGATGAGAACATTGACAGAGATTACAACGAGAATAAGTTGTGTCAAGCATGCATCACTCCGATATATTTCGGTAACTTCTACTCATGTATGCAATGTGATTTCATTCTTCATGAAGAATGTGCAAAACTGTCTCGCAAAATACATCACCCAGTACATCCACATCTGCTTACTCTAGTGGGAAGATCTGACCTTGTTATGGATGCTACGAAATCATGTTCAATTTGTTCTTGGAGGTGCACAACTGGTTTCTTCTATGAGTGCAGTGAAAGAGAATGTCGTTTTAAGGTACACGTGCAGTGTGCCACAATTTCCGAGCCATTGGTCCATGCAAGTCATATGGATCCTTTGTTCTTAACATCGAAACCAGGAGAGGAACGAAGATGTTGTGTTTGCAAAGAGTTAGGACATTGTTCcacaaatgaaacattcaatTGCATTGAGTGCGACTTCGCTTTGTGTTTCAAGTGTGCTACTTTACCTCAAAAGGTGAGGTATAAGCACGATAAGCATATGCTTACTCTTTCTTATGGAGAGGAAACAAGTACCATGACGTATTGGTGTGAAGTTTGcgagaaaaaaataaacccAAAGGAGCGGTTTTATATGTGTGATGAGTATTGTTGTGTCACCCTTCACATTGAATGTATGCTTGGGGTGGACCTATACATGAAGTCTGGTTCATTTTGGCTCTATTGCAGTAGCAAGGTAAGCGTTTTACCCAATAATCACCATATGTCCAGACCTATTTGCTCCTTTTGTAAGAAGCGTTGTCCACACAACATAGTTTTCCAATGTTTAGGATTAATATCGTGTTCCACTTCTTGTATTCGCGTTAAGGATTCTAAAAAGATGACCATGTAA
- the RUG2 gene encoding Regulator of chromosome condensation (RCC1) family protein (Regulator of chromosome condensation (RCC1) family protein; FUNCTIONS IN: binding; INVOLVED IN: biological_process unknown; EXPRESSED IN: 17 plant structures; EXPRESSED DURING: 8 growth stages; CONTAINS InterPro DOMAIN/s: Regulator of chromosome condensation/beta-lactamase-inhibitor protein II (InterPro:IPR009091), Regulator of chromosome condensation, RCC1 (InterPro:IPR000408); BEST Arabidopsis thaliana protein match is: Regulator of chromosome condensation (RCC1) family protein (TAIR:AT5G63860.1); Has 20346 Blast hits to 5903 proteins in 456 species: Archae - 102; Bacteria - 2678; Metazoa - 6920; Fungi - 1068; Plants - 2784; Viruses - 2; Other Eukaryotes - 6792 (source: NCBI BLink).), protein MLRSWSIAKLQISKVYSSDSRFCTHVLFNGVVRRQFTSTSGERRTVMSFGDGNLGALGLSSSSIPGMGMDAYEPTVVSNLPSDISSISAGHYHSLAVTSSGEIWAWGRNDEGQLGRIVIDSRDSRSEPKRVEGLENVNVQAAFASGVVSAAIGDDGSLWVWGRSKRGQLGLGNGIIEARVPSRVENLAAEHVVKVSLGWGHALALTVDGKVFGWGYVADGRVGNVGLPLEASLLDSITDGSMKGHHAAGDLNLEAAEKKVVEAMSKENDMPIAWEPCLVEETCNEKVADIACGSDHSLILCHDGTLLSAGSNIYGQLGRSKQDLGMKPVDITESPISIAAGLGHSLAICNRGERNILSWGWNRSRQLGRGKPENLPREVEGFDGESPASVSAGRVHSLCVTEKGEAWVWGCGKNGRLGLGSSSDEPEPMLLEDVEGCVLQAVAGFDHSLILVAE, encoded by the exons ATGCTTCGATCATGGTCGATCGCGAAACTACAAATCAGTAAAGTTTATTCATCCGATTCTCGCTTTTGCACACACGTTCTCTTCAATGGAGTTGTCAGACGACAATTCACGAGCACTAGCGGCGAAAGAAGAACAGTGATGAGCTTCGGTGACGGAAACCTTGGCGCTCTTGGTCTTTCATCATCGTCGATTCCAGGCATGGGAATGGACGCTTACGAACCCACCGTAGTTTCTAATTTGCCTTCCGATATCTCTTCCATATCCGCCGGACATTACCATTCTCTTGCCGTTACATCTAGCGGTGAGATTTGGGCTTGGGGTCGCAACGACGAAGGCCAGCTCGGTCGAATCGTAATTGATTCTAG AGATTCAAGGAGTGAACCTAAGAGAGTGGAAGGTCTAGAGAATGTGAATGTCCAGGCAGCGTTTGCGTCTGGAGTTGTTTCAGCTGCTATTGGAGATGATGGCTCTTTGTGGGTTTGGGGAAGATCTAAAAGAGGACAGCTTGGTCTTGGAAATGGTATCATTGAAGCTCGAGTTCCTTCGAGAGTTGAAAATTTAGCTGCAGAGCACGTTGTTAAG gTATCATTAGGTTGGGGGCACGCACTTGCGCTTACTGTGGATGGTAAAGTTTTTGGATGGGGTTATGTAGCTGATGGAAGAGTAGGCAATGTTGGACTTCCACTTGAAGCATCTCTGCTAGATTCAATTACAGATGGGTCGATGAAAGGTCACCATGCTGCTGGTGATTTGAATCTTGAGGCAGCTGAAAAGAAGGTTGTGGAAGCAATGAGTAAAGAGAACGATATGCCAATTGCTTGGGAACCTTGTCTGGTGGAAGAAACGTGTAACGAGAAGGTAGCAGATATTGCGTGCGGTTCCGATCACTCCTTGATCCTTTGTC ATGATGGCACACTTTTGAGCGCTGGGAGCAACATCTATGGTCAGTTGGGTCGGTCTAAACAAGATCTAGGAATGAAACCTGTTGATATAACTGAATCTCCGATCTCTATAGCAGCTGGTCTTGGTCATTCACTAGCTATCTGCAACAGGGGTGAAAGAAATATTCTCTCATGGGGTTGGAACCGAAGCCGGCAGCTTGGTAGGGGAAAACCGGAAAACCTGCCAAGAGAAGTAGAAGGTTTCGATGGGGAAAGTCCAGCTTCAGTATCAGCAGGGCGTGTGCATTCCTTGTGTGTaacagagaaaggagaagctTGGGTTTGGGGTTGTGGGAAGAATGGTAGGCTCGGTTTAGGAAGCTCGAGCGATGAGCCTGAACCGATGTTGTTAGAGGATGTAGAGGGTTGTGTTCTTCAAGCAGTCGCTGGCTTTGATCACAGCCTGATCTTAGTGGCTGAATAG
- the RUG2 gene encoding Regulator of chromosome condensation (RCC1) family protein (Regulator of chromosome condensation (RCC1) family protein; CONTAINS InterPro DOMAIN/s: Regulator of chromosome condensation/beta-lactamase-inhibitor protein II (InterPro:IPR009091), Regulator of chromosome condensation, RCC1 (InterPro:IPR000408); BEST Arabidopsis thaliana protein match is: Regulator of chromosome condensation (RCC1) family protein (TAIR:AT5G63860.1); Has 20331 Blast hits to 5924 proteins in 464 species: Archae - 100; Bacteria - 2715; Metazoa - 6825; Fungi - 1055; Plants - 2791; Viruses - 2; Other Eukaryotes - 6843 (source: NCBI BLink).), translating into MLRSWSIAKLQISKVYSSDSRFCTHVLFNGVVRRQFTSTSGERRTVMSFGDGNLGALGLSSSSIPGMGMDAYEPTVVSNLPSDISSISAGHYHSLAVTSSGEIWAWGRNDEGQLGRIVIDSSRDSRSEPKRVEGLENVNVQAAFASGVVSAAIGDDGSLWVWGRSKRGQLGLGNGIIEARVPSRVENLAAEHVVKVSLGWGHALALTVDGKVFGWGYVADGRVGNVGLPLEASLLDSITDGSMKGHHAAGDLNLEAAEKKVVEAMSKENDMPIAWEPCLVEETCNEKVADIACGSDHSLILCHDGTLLSAGSNIYGQLGRSKQDLGMKPVDITESPISIAAGLGHSLAICNRGERNILSWGWNRSRQLGRGKPENLPREVEGFDGESPASVSAGRVHSLCVTEKGEAWVWGCGKNGRLGLGSSSDEPEPMLLEDVEGCVLQAVAGFDHSLILVAE; encoded by the exons ATGCTTCGATCATGGTCGATCGCGAAACTACAAATCAGTAAAGTTTATTCATCCGATTCTCGCTTTTGCACACACGTTCTCTTCAATGGAGTTGTCAGACGACAATTCACGAGCACTAGCGGCGAAAGAAGAACAGTGATGAGCTTCGGTGACGGAAACCTTGGCGCTCTTGGTCTTTCATCATCGTCGATTCCAGGCATGGGAATGGACGCTTACGAACCCACCGTAGTTTCTAATTTGCCTTCCGATATCTCTTCCATATCCGCCGGACATTACCATTCTCTTGCCGTTACATCTAGCGGTGAGATTTGGGCTTGGGGTCGCAACGACGAAGGCCAGCTCGGTCGAATCGTAATTGATTCTAG TAGAGATTCAAGGAGTGAACCTAAGAGAGTGGAAGGTCTAGAGAATGTGAATGTCCAGGCAGCGTTTGCGTCTGGAGTTGTTTCAGCTGCTATTGGAGATGATGGCTCTTTGTGGGTTTGGGGAAGATCTAAAAGAGGACAGCTTGGTCTTGGAAATGGTATCATTGAAGCTCGAGTTCCTTCGAGAGTTGAAAATTTAGCTGCAGAGCACGTTGTTAAG gTATCATTAGGTTGGGGGCACGCACTTGCGCTTACTGTGGATGGTAAAGTTTTTGGATGGGGTTATGTAGCTGATGGAAGAGTAGGCAATGTTGGACTTCCACTTGAAGCATCTCTGCTAGATTCAATTACAGATGGGTCGATGAAAGGTCACCATGCTGCTGGTGATTTGAATCTTGAGGCAGCTGAAAAGAAGGTTGTGGAAGCAATGAGTAAAGAGAACGATATGCCAATTGCTTGGGAACCTTGTCTGGTGGAAGAAACGTGTAACGAGAAGGTAGCAGATATTGCGTGCGGTTCCGATCACTCCTTGATCCTTTGTC ATGATGGCACACTTTTGAGCGCTGGGAGCAACATCTATGGTCAGTTGGGTCGGTCTAAACAAGATCTAGGAATGAAACCTGTTGATATAACTGAATCTCCGATCTCTATAGCAGCTGGTCTTGGTCATTCACTAGCTATCTGCAACAGGGGTGAAAGAAATATTCTCTCATGGGGTTGGAACCGAAGCCGGCAGCTTGGTAGGGGAAAACCGGAAAACCTGCCAAGAGAAGTAGAAGGTTTCGATGGGGAAAGTCCAGCTTCAGTATCAGCAGGGCGTGTGCATTCCTTGTGTGTaacagagaaaggagaagctTGGGTTTGGGGTTGTGGGAAGAATGGTAGGCTCGGTTTAGGAAGCTCGAGCGATGAGCCTGAACCGATGTTGTTAGAGGATGTAGAGGGTTGTGTTCTTCAAGCAGTCGCTGGCTTTGATCACAGCCTGATCTTAGTGGCTGAATAG
- a CDS encoding uncharacterized protein (unknown protein; FUNCTIONS IN: molecular_function unknown; INVOLVED IN: biological_process unknown; LOCATED IN: chloroplast; BEST Arabidopsis thaliana protein match is: unknown protein (TAIR:AT3G07580.1); Has 35333 Blast hits to 34131 proteins in 2444 species: Archae - 798; Bacteria - 22429; Metazoa - 974; Fungi - 991; Plants - 531; Viruses - 0; Other Eukaryotes - 9610 (source: NCBI BLink).): MQNPNSSSSLVDSTSAPKRYTPPNQRNRSSNRRRSRGSFHSNEGESSQSVAVGFQRENSSPKIISVEGCSRSEAFQLLSDRWTAAMHLYNDPSVDLSERPMMYYGGDVWGKLPH, translated from the exons ATGCAGAACCCgaactcatcatcttcactgGTGGATTCAACCTCCGCCCCTAAACGATACACTCCACCTAACCAAAG GAACCGTTCCTCGAACCGGAGGAGATCAAGAG GAAGCTTCCATAGTAATGAGGGAGAGAGCAGTCAGTCTGTTGCTGTTGGTTTCCAGAGGGAAAACTCTTCTCCAAAGATTATATCAGTAGAGGGTTGCTCTAGGAGTGAAGCTTTTCAGCTTCTCAGTGATC GTTGGACAGCTGCAATGCATCTATACAATGACCCTAGTGTTGATTTGTCTG AAAGACCGATGATGTACTATGGTGGGGATGTGTGGGGTAAACTGCCTCACTAA
- a CDS encoding uncharacterized protein (unknown protein; FUNCTIONS IN: molecular_function unknown; INVOLVED IN: biological_process unknown; LOCATED IN: cellular_component unknown; EXPRESSED IN: 24 plant structures; EXPRESSED DURING: 14 growth stages.), protein MVNLFLSEPKWNDDAQKSSNINVILPLLNKLGSQIQSLVTHGARSEARLWLCSALSTISISPSKQLNIFMKLLRSKPRKMQFLSQVLTMMFEKRPRKLGFLLAKRSYILEKFFEGNQKRILEWFSEFAYDGGSDHKRGAKALAQFAFANRDICWEELEWRGKHGQSPAVVATKPHYLLDLDVERTIQNFLDNVPEFWSSNEFAESLKDGQILFLDTKFFIDLFIRFMYEEDMYDVWDAVEEFLREESFSSLTQHLLITLEERDLCRFLELLGNYFEPGIESWDSGDSSRWLGVLLSRYVDTESIDELLLLSSIINQGRQLLRLVRDENGNDEGELLKETMAEICRGLENESSFSVILRELSKMKHIQVIKLLGLLSWTIHFRLSEECQTPDSWELLFRENGIEFRRSSDHSLLSYNGFSEESESDSDSRSRVSKKRHKREKKKRKKKKKRAFDDDDDRGDDELLDLHSISRSWLLSTDGFSATWTSGFTGIHRKVLFVDMDEGVIS, encoded by the exons ATGGTGAATTTGTTCTTATCTGAACCAAAGTGGAACGATGATGCCCAGAAAAGTAGTAACATCAATGTTATTTTGCCTCTGTTAAACAAATTAGGCTCTCAAATTCAATCATTGGTGACTCATGGAGCTCGATCAGAAGCTAGGCTTTGGCTTTGTAGTGCTCTTTCCACTATTTCTATATCTCCTAGCAAGCAACTTAATATCTTCATGAAGTTATTGAGATCAAAACCTAGAAAGATGCAGTTTTTATCTCAGGTTTTGACAATGATGTTTGAGAAGAGACCAAGGAAACTTGGATTTTTGTTAGCTAAAAGAAGTTATATACTTGAGAAGTTCTTTGAAG GGAATCAGAAGCGTATACTAGAGTGGTTTTCTGAGTTTGCTTATGATGGTGGGTCTGATCACAAGAGAGGTGCAAAAGCATTGGCGCAGTTTGCGTTTGCGAATCGGGATATTTGTTGGGAAGAGCTTGAGTGGCGAGGTAAACATGGGCAATCGCCTGCGGTTGTAGCTACAAAGCCTCATTATCTTCTTGATTTAGACGTTGAAAGAACTATTCAGAATTTTCTTGACAATGTCCCTGAGTTCTGGTCTTCCAATGAGTTTGCTGAGTCGCTTAAAGATGgacagattttgtttcttgatacCAAATTCTTTATAGATCTCTTTATTCGTTTCATGTATGAAGAAGATATGTATGATGTGTGGGATGCTGTTGAGGAGTTTCTTAGGGAGGAGTCTTTCTCTTCGTTAACACAGCATCTCCTTATCACTCTTGAAGAACGTGACTTGTGTCGATTTCTTGAATTGCTTGGTAACTATTTTGAGCCAGGTATTGAATCTTGGGATAGTGGTGACTCGTCTCGCTGGCTTGGGGTTCTTCTTTCAAGATATGTTGACACAGAATCTATCGAcgagctgctgctgctgagtTCTATTATCAATCAAGGTCGTCAGTTGCTGCGGCTTGTACGTGATGAAAACGGGAATGATGAGGGAGAACTGTTGAAAGAAACCATGGCAGAGATATGCAGAGGTTTGGAAAACGAAAGTAGCTTTTCTGTAATTCTGAGAGAGCTCTCGAAGATGAAACACATACAGGTGATAAAATTACTCGGGCTACTTTCTTGGACTATTCACTTCAGACTATCAGAGGAATGTCAGACGCCAGATTCTTGGGAGCTTCTATTTAGAGAAAATGGGATTGAGTTCCGCAGGTCTAGTGACCATTCGTTGCTAAGCTATAATGGATTCTCTGAAGAAAGTGAATCTGACTCAGATAGTAGAAGCCGTGTGTCTAAGAAGAGGCAcaagagggagaagaagaaaagaaagaagaaaaagaagagggcttttgatgatgatgatgatcgtGGTGATGATGAGCTTTTAGATCTGCATTCAATAAGTCGAAGTTGGTTGCTATCTACTGATGGGTTTTCTGCAACATGGACCA GTGGATTTACCGGAATACATCGCAAAGTATTGTTTGTCGACATGGATGAAGGGGTTATTAGCTAG